A stretch of Crossiella cryophila DNA encodes these proteins:
- the pxpB gene encoding 5-oxoprolinase subunit PxpB, translated as MRLLPCGAHALLVELDSAAAVQAVHATLRAAGLPEVLDLVPAARTVLVEVRPGAGLAGVRAVLETLDEREPPALGRDVLLPVVYDGPDLDLVARTAGLSTAEVVELHTGAAYTVAFCGFAPGFGYLTGLPEALRQPRLDSPRERVPAGSVGLAGEYTGAYPRASPGGWRLIGRTAATLFDVDRDPPALLAPGDRVRFQAQSR; from the coding sequence ATGCGGCTGCTGCCCTGCGGGGCGCACGCCCTGCTGGTCGAGCTGGACTCGGCGGCCGCGGTGCAGGCGGTGCACGCCACACTGCGGGCCGCCGGGCTGCCCGAGGTGCTCGACCTGGTGCCCGCCGCGCGGACCGTGCTGGTCGAGGTGCGGCCGGGCGCCGGGCTGGCCGGGGTCCGGGCTGTGCTGGAGACGCTGGACGAGCGGGAGCCGCCCGCGCTGGGCCGCGATGTGCTGCTGCCGGTGGTCTACGACGGCCCCGACCTGGACCTGGTCGCCCGGACCGCTGGGCTGAGCACCGCCGAGGTGGTCGAGTTGCACACCGGCGCGGCGTACACGGTGGCCTTCTGCGGGTTCGCGCCCGGCTTCGGCTACCTCACCGGCCTGCCCGAAGCCCTGCGCCAGCCCCGGCTGGACTCACCGCGGGAGCGGGTGCCTGCCGGGTCGGTCGGCCTGGCCGGGGAGTACACCGGGGCCTATCCGCGGGCCTCGCCCGGTGGCTGGCGGCTGATCGGGCGGACCGCGGCGACGCTGTTCGACGTCGACCGCGACCCGCCCGCACTACTGGCACCCGGTGACCGGGTGCGTTTCCAGGCTCAGTCCCGGTAG
- a CDS encoding aminodeoxychorismate lyase — protein MRVLALLDGTILDPDAPLLRADDLGVLRGDGVFETVLVVDGKPRELGPHLDRLARSAHMLELPEPDSAEWEHCAKAVIDAWDWAASPEMALKLVYSRGPEFGEGQTAYAMGLQIGAGVVRRRQDGVSALTLARGFEPAEAERSPWLLLGAKSLSYAVNMAAIRHAEANGVDEVIFTAADGSVLEGPTANVVVANGRTLRTTPPVIGILPGTTQAALFRAAEKAGWETRIEPIQAEELTSADGLWFLSSVRRVTQIRTLNGQPVAASAELHAELSELYESNYRD, from the coding sequence ATGCGCGTGCTGGCATTGCTGGACGGAACAATCCTCGACCCGGACGCCCCGCTGCTGCGTGCCGATGATCTGGGCGTTCTCCGCGGCGACGGTGTCTTCGAGACCGTGCTCGTGGTGGATGGCAAGCCCCGCGAACTGGGGCCGCACCTGGATCGCCTGGCGCGATCGGCGCACATGCTGGAACTGCCCGAGCCGGATTCGGCCGAGTGGGAGCACTGCGCCAAGGCCGTCATCGACGCCTGGGACTGGGCGGCCAGCCCGGAGATGGCGCTCAAGCTGGTCTACAGCCGCGGTCCGGAGTTCGGCGAGGGCCAGACCGCCTACGCGATGGGCCTGCAGATCGGCGCAGGCGTGGTGCGCCGCCGCCAGGACGGCGTGTCCGCGCTGACCCTGGCCCGCGGGTTCGAACCGGCCGAGGCCGAGCGCTCGCCCTGGCTGCTGCTGGGCGCCAAGTCGCTGTCCTACGCGGTGAACATGGCCGCCATCCGCCACGCCGAGGCCAACGGCGTTGACGAGGTCATCTTCACCGCGGCCGACGGCAGCGTGCTGGAGGGCCCGACCGCGAACGTGGTGGTGGCCAACGGCCGCACCCTGCGCACCACCCCGCCGGTGATCGGCATCCTGCCCGGCACCACCCAGGCCGCGTTGTTCCGCGCGGCGGAGAAGGCAGGCTGGGAGACCAGGATCGAGCCGATCCAGGCCGAGGAGCTGACCAGCGCGGACGGCCTCTGGTTCCTCTCCAGCGTGCGCCGGGTCACCCAGATCCGCACGTTGAACGGGCAGCCGGTGGCGGCCAGTGCCGAGCTGCACGCCGAACTCAGCGAGCTGTACGAGTCCAACTACCGGGACTGA